A region of Vitis vinifera cultivar Pinot Noir 40024 chromosome 13, ASM3070453v1 DNA encodes the following proteins:
- the LOC100244835 gene encoding protein DETOXIFICATION 43, translating to MVDEGVFQPPERKWKIPLLVFFKDASLVFKMDELGSEILCIAFPAALALAADPIASLIDTAFIGHLGPVALAAVGVSIAIFNQASRIAVFPLVSITTSLVAEEDTIERISNEVPKGENSEKVSDKNCETKELKDADAMLEILEEGSTKDSEMKASMPEDDSKTSAAPCVSTGGRNKAKSKREKRHIPSASTALVIGGLLGLIQTLFLIFAAKPLLSFMGVKSGSPMLPPALKYLTLRSLGAPAVLLSLAMQGVFRGFKDTKTPLYATVAGDLTNIILDPIFIFVCRLGISGAAIAHVISQYLISLILLLKLMTRVNLLPPRLKDLQFHRFLKNGFLLLWRVIAVTFCVTLAASLAARLGSIPMAAFQICLQVWLTSSLLADGLAVAGQAILACAFAEKDYGKATAAATRVLQMTFVLGLGLALLVGVGLKFGAGVFTRDPNVLQLISISIPFIAATQPINCLAFVFDGVNFGASDFAYTAYSMILVSILSIASLFYLSKTNGFVGIWVALTIYMVLRILAGIWRMGTGTGPWHFLRGQFRLP from the exons ATGGTCGATGAGGGTGTTTTTCAGCCACCTGAGCGCAAGTGGAAGATTCCACTCCTTGTTTTCTTCAAAGACGCGAG TCTTGTTTTCAAGATGGATGAACTTGGCTCAGAGATACTATGCATAGCTTTCCCTGCTGCTTTGGCCTTGGCTGCTGACCCCATTGCCTCTCTGATCGACACAGCCTTTATTGGCCATTTAG GTCCGGTGGCGCTTGCTGCTGTAGGAGTTTCTATCGCAATCTTTAATCAAGCTTCAAGGATAGCGGTATTCCCGCTTGTCAGTATCACAACTTCTTTGGTTGCTGAGGAAGATACTATTGAAAGAATAAGCAATGAAGTACCAAAAGGTGAAAACTCAGAGAAGGTTTCAGACAAGAACTGTGAAACAAAAGAGTTGAAGGATGCAGATGCAATGCTTGAGATCTTGGAAGAGGGTTCAACCAAAGACAGTGAAATGAAAGCTTCGATGCCAGAAGACG ATTCCAAGACTAGTGCAGCCCCTTGTGTTAGCACCGGCGGTCGAAATAAGGCTAAATCGAAACGTGAGAAGCGGCATATCCCTTCAGCATCAACGGCGCTAGTCATTGGTGGACTGCTTGGCCTGATCCAAACCCTATTCCTCATATTTGCAGCAAAACCTCTCTTGAGTTTCATGGGTGTGAAATCT ggTTCTCCAATGCTGCCCCCAGCTCTAAAGTATTTGACATTAAGATCACTTGGTGCTCCGGCTGTTCTTCTCTCTTTAGCCATGCAAGGAGTTTTTCGGGGTTTTAAGGATACAAAAACTCCTTTATACGCCACTG TTGCAGGAGATCTAACAAACATCATTTTGGACCcgatatttatttttgtttgccGTTTGGGCATCAGCGGCGCAGCCATTGCCCATGTTATTTCTCA GTACTTAATATCACTTATCCTCTTGCTGAAATTGATGACACGAGTTAATCTCTTACCTCCAAGACTTAAAGATCTGCAATTTCATCGGTTTCTCAAAAATG GTTTTCTACTCTTATGGAGGGTGATAGCAGTGACATTCTGTGTGACCTTGGCAGCATCGTTGGCTGCTCGACTCGGCTCGATTCCTATGGCTGCATTCCAGATCTGCTTGCAGGTCTGGTTGACATCGTCGCTTCTCGCTGATGGTTTGGCTGTTGCTGGACAG GCAATCTTAGCTTGTGCCTTTGCTGAGAAGGACTATGGTAAGGCAACAGCGGCTGCAACCCGAGTATTGCAG ATGACCTTTGTTCTAGGCTTGGGGCTCGCTCTCCTCGTTGGAGTTGGTTTAAAATTCGGTGCGGGAGTGTTCACAAGGGACCCAAACGTTCTGCAGCTCATTAGTATAAGCATTCCA TTTATCGCGGCGACCCAACCAATCAATTGCTTAGCCTTTGTTTTCGATGGAGTGAACTTTGGAGCATCGGATTTTGCATATACTGCATACTCCATG ATTTTGGTGTCCATACTGAGTATTGCATCCTTGTTCTACCTCTCTAAAACAAATGGCTTCGTGGGAATCTGGGTTGCTTTAACCATCTACATGGTCCTCCGCATATTAGCTGGGATTTGGag GATGGGCACAGGAACAGGACCGTGGCATTTTCTTAGGGGTCAATTCCGATTGCCATAG
- the LOC100267144 gene encoding protein DETOXIFICATION 43, producing the protein MADKVSTDLSPSLPQRKWKMPLLVFFKDVRHVFKMDELGSEILRIAFPAALALAADPVASLIDTAFIGHIGPVELAAVGVSIAIFNQASRITVFPLVSITTSFVAEEDTVGKKGNEAPKGENSEKASVQNSETKELEDEDVILENLEKGSNPNSEMKELIPEDDLKTTTYKPPSVSTVSPNRVKLKKERRHIPSASTALVIGSFLGLFQTIFLIFAAKPLLSFMGVKSGSSMLTPARRYLTLRALGAPAVLLSLAMQGVFRGFKDTKTPLYATVVGDLTNIILDPIFIFVCKLGVSGAAIAHVISQYLISLILLLRLMKEVDLLPPSLKDLQFRRFLKNGVLLLGRVIAATFCVTLAASLAARLGSTPMAAFQICLQVWMTSSLLADGLAVAGQAILACAFAENDYAKATNAATRVLQMGFILGLGLALLVGLGLQFGAKVFSKDVNVLHLISIGVPFVAATQPINSLAFVFDGVNFGASDFAYSAYSMILVAIVSIASLFCLSKSYGYVGIWVALTIYMGLRTFAGFWRMGTGTGPWHFLRNRSLS; encoded by the exons ATGGCTGATAAGGTCAGTACTGATCTGTCTCCATCTCTGCCCCAGCGAAAGTGGAAGATGCCACTCCTTGTTTTCTTTAAAGATGTGAG GCATGTTTTCAAGATGGATGAGCTTGGTTCCGAGATACTAAGGATTGCTTTCCCTGCCGCCTTGGCCTTAGCTGCTGATCCCGTTGCCTCTCTGATTGACACAGCATTCATAGGCCATATAG GCCCGGTGGAGCTAGCTGCTGTGGGAGTTTCCATTGCTATCTTCAATCAAGCTTCAAGGATAACTGTATTCCCACTTGTCAGTATCACAACTTCTTTTGTTGCTGAGGAAGATACTGTTGGAAAAAAAGGCAATGAAGCCCCAAAAGGTGAAAACTCTGAAAAGGCTTCAGTCCAAAATTCTGAAACAAAAGAGTTGGAGGATGAAGATGTAATTCTTGAGAACTTGGAAAAGGGTTCAAACCCAAACAGTGAAATGAAAGAGTTGATCCCAGAAGATG ATTTGAAGACTACTACATACAAGCCCCCATCTGTTAGTACTGTCAGTCCTAATAGAGTTAAGTTAAAGAAGGAGAGGCGGCATATCCCTTCAGCATCAACAGCACTAGTTATCGGCTCATTTCTTGGTCTCTTCCAAACTATATTTCTTATCTTTGCAGCAAAACCGCTCTTGAGTTTCATGGGCGTGAAATCT gGTTCTTCTATGCTAACCCCAGCAAGAAGGTATTTAACATTGAGAGCTCTCGGAGCTCCTGCTGTTCTTCTCTCCTTGGCCATGCAAGGGGTTTTTCGAGGGTTCAAGGATACCAAAACTCCCTTATATGCCACTG TGGTGGGAGATCTAACAAATATCATTTTGGATCCAATATTTATCTTCGTTTGCAAGTTGGGGGTCAGCGGCGCAGCCATTGCCCATGTCATTTCTCA GTACTTAATATCCCTTATCCTCCTGTTGAGATTGATGAAAGAAGTTGATCTCCTGCCTCCAAGTCTTAAAGATCTGCAATTTCGCCGGTTCCTCAAAAATG GTGTACTACTGCTAGGGAGGGTAATAGCAGCGACATTCTGTGTGACCTTGGCGGCATCATTGGCTGCACGGCTGGGCTCAACTCCTATGGCTGCGTTCCAGATATGCCTACAAGTCTGGATGACATCTTCCCTTCTGGCTGATGGTTTGGCTGTTGCTGGGCAG GCAATCCTTGCTTGTGCCTTCGCTGAGAACGACTACGCCAAGGCAACTAATGCTGCAACACGAGTATTACAG ATGGGCTTTATTCTAGGGTTAGGGCTTGCTCTCCTCGTTGGACTTGGCCTGCAATTTGGTGCAAAAGTCTTTTCAAAGGATGTTAATGTTCTACACCTCATTAGTATAGGAGTCCCG TTTGTTGCTGCAACTCAACCGATAAATTCTTTGGCCTTTGTCTTCGACGGCGTGAACTTTGGAGCATCGGATTTTGCATATTCTGCATACTCCATG ATTTTGGTGGCCATTGTGAGCATTGCATCTTTATTCTGCCTCTCCAAGAGCTATGGTTACGTCGGAATCTGGGTTGCTTTAACCATCTACATGGGCCTGCGTACATTTGCTGGATTTTGGAG GATGGGCACTGGGACAGGACCGTGGCATTTTCTTAGGAATAGATCATTATCGTAA